One part of the bacterium genome encodes these proteins:
- the nusB gene encoding transcription antitermination factor NusB — translation MANRHLSRSIVMQTLFEWDFASKNSSEVKEILKRNVEEFAPGMGDFSFMEGLLDTVIKKSKDLDRIIEKAAPDWPIDRISIIDRNILRIGLSELLFSDRKEVPPKVAINEAIELAKTFGGETSGKFINGVLGAVYKEMGEPGKDEISKRKKFSPDVPDSQLPVERLAGAIVYAVEKKQIYLALVHDVFGYWTLSKGHLNEKESEEEGVVRVIKEEIGLTISPEEKLGENSYTTFDPEKGKIKKQVVYFLASSPFDDVKLMKEGGLDDVKWFKLSDIITLNFYNDILPLVTKAINILLQKHPQQKK, via the coding sequence ATGGCTAATCGGCACCTTTCACGATCAATTGTGATGCAAACCCTATTCGAGTGGGATTTTGCGTCCAAAAATAGCAGTGAGGTCAAAGAAATCCTTAAGAGGAATGTAGAGGAATTTGCTCCCGGCATGGGAGATTTTTCGTTTATGGAGGGACTCCTGGACACGGTTATCAAGAAGTCAAAGGACCTTGACCGCATTATCGAGAAAGCCGCTCCCGACTGGCCGATTGACCGTATCTCAATCATCGACCGGAATATTTTACGCATCGGACTTTCGGAATTGCTTTTCTCGGACAGAAAAGAAGTGCCACCCAAAGTCGCCATTAACGAAGCGATTGAACTGGCGAAAACGTTTGGAGGAGAAACGAGCGGAAAATTTATAAACGGGGTACTTGGCGCCGTGTACAAAGAAATGGGGGAACCGGGGAAAGACGAGATTTCCAAACGTAAAAAGTTTTCACCCGATGTGCCTGACAGCCAATTGCCGGTGGAACGGCTCGCGGGTGCCATTGTCTATGCCGTTGAAAAGAAACAAATTTACCTCGCGCTTGTGCATGACGTATTCGGGTACTGGACCCTCTCCAAAGGTCACCTCAACGAGAAAGAATCGGAAGAGGAGGGTGTTGTACGCGTTATCAAAGAGGAAATCGGCCTTACCATCTCTCCGGAAGAAAAATTGGGTGAAAATTCATACACGACCTTTGACCCGGAAAAGGGTAAAATAAAAAAACAAGTCGTATATTTTCTTGCGTCGTCTCCTTTTGACGATGTAAAACTTATGAAAGAGGGGGGCCTTGATGACGTAAAGTGGTTTAAACTGAGCGACATTATCACACTCAATTTTTACAACGACATCTTGCCATTGGTCACAAAAGCGATTAACATACTCTTGCAAAAGCATCCACAGCAGAAGAAATAG
- a CDS encoding AAA family ATPase — translation MYLKNLEISGFKSFGKKDSLEFSSPITAIVGPNGSGKSNIAEAFRFVLGEQSIKSMRGKRGEDLIWNGSQTVPRASRASVKVTFDNRGRALPIDFEEVILERTVYRDSVNEYFLNGSRVRLKDILELLASAHIGASGHHIISQGEADKILNTNPKERKEMIEDALGLKIYQYKRLESERKLEKTQENIKSVESLRREIAPHLRFLKKQIEKIEKARSTKEELRVLYLRYLNREHTYLSITRKELEDRRRGPENDLKRLEGELVKAKKILEGSHSRDEKTERIFSLEQNIKKTREEKDALTRDLGRIEGEIASNERVIERQKTIEREKGEGSVSLRDVEVLAGDLESKAETASSDPASLREIIKTILHSVRDFISSHRQTVSPIVSDSQKEIELLNDKKREIEKRIVSLKNNEEGFEKEYRILKEGIEKEKDTSRDAEKEVFRIMAQEREVRSELTMVSNDEMTFRRADEDFKRELTEAGVLIGAAILEYKTFVLKDEDGKEIAAKTVMEEPRDIQEDRRRAIEKLKIRLEDMGGGGEETLKEFKETSERDEFLARELTDLEKSAMDLKTLIEELEEKLNVEFKDGVSRINHQFKDFFTLMFGGGTASLSVVEEKKRKRSDTDIILSEDEESSMSVEEEIEEGIEISVSLPRKKIKGLMMLSGGERALTSIALLFAVSQVNPPPFVILDETDAALDEANSRKYGDMIENLSKKSQLILITHNRETMSRAGVLYGVTMDSGGMSKLLSVKFDEAVVVAK, via the coding sequence ATGTATTTGAAAAACCTCGAAATTTCCGGTTTCAAATCGTTCGGAAAAAAAGATTCTCTTGAATTTTCTTCACCGATAACGGCTATTGTAGGCCCAAACGGCTCGGGGAAATCAAATATCGCCGAGGCATTTCGGTTTGTATTGGGCGAACAGTCCATCAAATCAATGCGCGGCAAACGGGGTGAAGACCTTATTTGGAACGGCTCTCAAACCGTGCCAAGAGCAAGCCGTGCTTCGGTTAAGGTGACGTTTGATAATCGAGGGCGGGCTCTTCCGATTGATTTTGAAGAGGTTATTCTTGAACGCACCGTCTACCGTGATTCCGTAAACGAATATTTTCTAAACGGCAGCCGTGTGCGCCTAAAGGATATTTTGGAGCTGCTTGCCTCCGCTCACATTGGCGCATCGGGCCACCACATTATTTCCCAAGGCGAAGCTGACAAAATTTTAAATACGAATCCCAAAGAGCGTAAAGAGATGATAGAGGACGCTTTGGGACTTAAAATCTATCAATATAAACGGCTTGAAAGCGAACGAAAACTTGAAAAAACGCAGGAAAATATAAAATCCGTAGAATCCCTGCGAAGGGAAATTGCCCCACATCTGCGTTTTCTGAAAAAACAAATTGAAAAAATCGAGAAAGCACGTTCAACGAAGGAAGAATTGCGCGTGCTCTACTTGCGCTACCTCAACCGCGAGCACACATATCTCTCAATAACCAGAAAAGAACTTGAAGACAGACGCCGCGGGCCGGAAAACGATTTGAAACGGCTTGAAGGGGAACTCGTGAAAGCCAAGAAAATTCTCGAAGGCTCGCACTCGCGGGACGAAAAAACCGAACGCATTTTTTCGCTTGAACAAAATATAAAGAAAACCCGGGAAGAAAAAGATGCCCTCACGCGCGACCTTGGCCGTATAGAAGGGGAAATTGCTTCCAACGAGCGTGTTATTGAGAGACAAAAAACCATTGAACGTGAGAAAGGAGAGGGAAGCGTTTCGCTGCGCGACGTTGAAGTACTTGCGGGAGACCTTGAATCGAAGGCGGAAACGGCTTCCTCGGACCCCGCTTCTCTGAGGGAAATCATTAAAACTATTCTCCATTCCGTCCGTGATTTTATTTCTTCGCACAGGCAAACGGTATCTCCCATTGTTTCCGATTCGCAAAAGGAAATCGAATTGCTTAATGACAAGAAAAGGGAAATAGAAAAACGAATTGTTTCTCTGAAAAATAACGAAGAAGGGTTTGAAAAAGAATACCGAATACTCAAAGAAGGAATCGAAAAAGAAAAAGATACGAGCCGCGATGCGGAGAAAGAAGTGTTCAGGATAATGGCCCAAGAAAGAGAGGTGCGCTCCGAGCTTACAATGGTTTCAAACGATGAAATGACGTTTCGACGCGCGGATGAGGATTTTAAACGCGAACTTACCGAAGCGGGAGTGCTTATCGGTGCCGCCATCCTGGAATACAAGACCTTTGTTTTAAAGGACGAAGACGGGAAAGAAATCGCCGCAAAGACGGTGATGGAAGAACCGCGCGATATCCAGGAAGACAGGCGTCGTGCAATCGAAAAACTGAAAATTCGCCTTGAAGACATGGGCGGAGGAGGTGAGGAAACGCTGAAAGAATTCAAAGAGACAAGCGAGCGCGATGAATTTTTGGCGCGGGAATTAACGGACTTGGAAAAGTCCGCGATGGACCTCAAAACGCTTATTGAAGAATTGGAAGAAAAATTGAATGTGGAATTCAAAGACGGCGTTTCCCGGATCAATCATCAGTTTAAAGATTTTTTCACTTTGATGTTTGGCGGAGGCACCGCCTCGCTTTCCGTTGTCGAAGAGAAAAAACGAAAACGATCCGATACCGATATCATATTGTCCGAGGACGAAGAATCCTCAATGTCCGTGGAAGAAGAAATTGAGGAAGGAATAGAAATTTCCGTTTCTCTTCCGCGGAAGAAAATCAAAGGTCTTATGATGCTCTCGGGCGGGGAGCGCGCGCTTACCTCAATCGCCCTTCTTTTTGCCGTTTCTCAGGTTAATCCGCCACCTTTTGTCATTCTCGACGAGACCGATGCCGCACTTGACGAAGCGAACTCGAGAAAATACGGCGATATGATTGAAAATCTTTCAAAGAAAAGCCAGCTGATTTTAATCACGCATAACCGCGAGACAATGTCTCGTGCCGGCGTTCTCTATGGCGTGACAATGGATTCCGGAGGAATGTCAAAACTCCTTTCGGTAAAATTCGACGAGGCGGTCGTGGTAGCGAAATAG
- a CDS encoding YadA-like family protein gives MSDEGGIRTIEKTNTKKGEGMKKVSVVFAFALAVALCVGNPAFAGGNSAPGGNFKGGNSHYNSHENKNSHNDKNYGHNNHDQKTVIIVQGADGKDGKDGQSIQGPQGTPGQDYDSEKLEKGLATVAALDVPHVDFDKKFATSLSGGFLRDGQAGGLGFAMRFNDSLQAGGSVAVGDNETVAGKATLTLQW, from the coding sequence GTGTCGGATGAAGGAGGCATTCGCACGATTGAAAAAACCAATACCAAAAAGGGGGAAGGTATGAAGAAGGTATCCGTTGTTTTCGCTTTTGCTCTTGCAGTCGCGTTGTGTGTCGGGAATCCCGCATTTGCCGGCGGCAATTCTGCGCCGGGCGGAAATTTCAAAGGGGGGAATTCGCACTACAATTCCCATGAAAACAAAAACAGTCACAACGACAAAAATTACGGGCACAACAACCATGACCAAAAGACGGTCATTATTGTCCAGGGTGCCGACGGAAAGGACGGCAAGGACGGCCAAAGCATACAGGGTCCCCAAGGGACTCCCGGTCAGGATTACGACTCGGAGAAACTCGAGAAAGGTCTCGCGACTGTTGCCGCGCTTGATGTTCCTCATGTCGATTTCGACAAAAAATTCGCCACCTCTTTAAGCGGTGGTTTTCTTCGGGATGGTCAAGCGGGCGGTCTCGGATTCGCCATGCGTTTCAACGATTCATTGCAAGCCGGCGGTTCCGTTGCTGTTGGCGACAATGAAACGGTGGCAGGAAAAGCCACACTCACTTTGCAATGGTAA
- a CDS encoding KH domain-containing protein — protein sequence MERDAQFLEYVIKALVDNPDAVKINRKVDEMGVLLTLDVGPEDMGKVIGRSGNTAKAIRTLLRVVGMKNNARVNLKINEPEGGKREAPVMSASKTVDQVMEDLKL from the coding sequence ATGGAACGAGACGCACAGTTTCTTGAGTATGTCATAAAGGCTCTCGTTGATAATCCGGACGCGGTGAAAATCAACCGCAAGGTTGATGAAATGGGTGTTCTTTTGACACTCGACGTCGGACCGGAGGATATGGGCAAGGTTATCGGCAGAAGCGGAAATACCGCCAAAGCCATCCGAACCCTTTTGAGAGTCGTTGGCATGAAAAACAATGCCCGCGTTAACCTCAAAATCAACGAACCGGAAGGAGGAAAGCGCGAAGCTCCCGTAATGAGCGCTTCAAAGACGGTTGACCAAGTAATGGAAGACCTCAAGCTCTAA
- the rnr gene encoding ribonuclease R, which produces MKHKSGKSETEARIVGQISINSKGVGFVSFPGLSEDVEIPESSLKTALNKDTVEVLLHPAFAKKRRSGEVIKIVARAKTRFVGIVKKQNDLWILVPDDRRVYRDIIISEKDSPLTEGVKVVVEMTEWRHHKENPQGKVVAVLGAPGEHNVEMESIVLEKGFDLRFPKEVEEAAEQVKKDTYPIRPEELAKRRDIREITTFTIDPADAKDFDDALSFRTIGDNLYEIGVHIADVSHYVTEGSAIDKEAKKRGTSIYLVDRTVPMLPPVLSNDLCSLNPNEDKCSFSAIFEMTGEGKVQKRWFGKTVMNSDKRFDYEEAQGIIEKGGIFENELRTLNAIAKKLTEKRFREGSIDFETVEVKFKLDENGVPLSVYKKPRLDTNRLIEEFMLLANREVAEFMYRAQKSQGNKIGSFIFRIHDVPDKERIESLAVFARALGYVLPIKNGKVTSKDMNALLKKIEGKTEESLISTAAVRSMAKAVYSTKNIGHFGLAFNYYTHFTSPIRRYPDLIVHRLLEQYLQNKAIPLNEYAKYEKIAEEASAREKSAAEAERDSVKYKQVEYMTKFVGKDFKGIISGVTEWGIYIEEMETRSEGMAKLRDMNDDFYTLDEKTYSLVGRRTGKRFSLGEEVSFRVAGTDLEKKTIDYRLL; this is translated from the coding sequence ATGAAACACAAATCAGGCAAGAGCGAAACGGAAGCGCGAATAGTGGGACAGATAAGCATCAATAGTAAAGGTGTCGGATTCGTCTCATTTCCCGGGCTCTCGGAAGACGTCGAAATACCCGAGAGTTCCCTTAAAACAGCTCTCAATAAAGACACGGTGGAAGTGCTCCTCCATCCCGCTTTTGCAAAAAAACGCAGAAGCGGAGAAGTCATAAAAATCGTAGCGCGGGCAAAAACCCGCTTTGTCGGCATAGTCAAAAAACAAAATGACTTATGGATTCTTGTGCCCGATGACAGACGAGTCTACCGTGACATCATCATCTCCGAAAAAGATTCTCCACTTACGGAAGGGGTCAAAGTCGTGGTTGAAATGACCGAGTGGCGACACCACAAAGAAAATCCGCAGGGAAAAGTTGTTGCCGTGCTCGGCGCCCCCGGAGAACACAACGTGGAGATGGAATCCATTGTCCTTGAAAAAGGCTTTGACCTGCGTTTTCCGAAGGAAGTTGAGGAAGCCGCGGAACAGGTAAAAAAAGACACATATCCCATACGCCCCGAGGAATTGGCGAAACGCCGTGACATCCGGGAAATTACGACATTCACAATCGACCCCGCCGATGCCAAGGACTTTGACGACGCCCTCTCATTCCGCACAATTGGCGACAATCTTTATGAAATCGGAGTGCATATCGCCGACGTGTCCCACTACGTAACCGAGGGAAGCGCCATAGACAAAGAAGCAAAAAAACGCGGCACATCCATTTATCTTGTGGACCGCACAGTGCCTATGTTGCCCCCCGTACTTTCAAACGACCTGTGCAGTCTAAACCCCAATGAAGACAAGTGTTCTTTTTCGGCCATCTTTGAAATGACCGGAGAAGGAAAGGTACAAAAACGCTGGTTCGGAAAAACAGTTATGAATTCCGACAAACGTTTTGACTACGAAGAGGCCCAGGGAATTATTGAGAAAGGCGGAATATTTGAAAATGAGCTTCGCACATTGAATGCCATAGCAAAAAAACTTACGGAAAAAAGATTCAGAGAAGGTTCGATTGATTTTGAAACTGTTGAAGTTAAATTCAAACTCGATGAAAACGGTGTTCCGTTGAGCGTGTACAAAAAACCTCGTTTGGATACCAACCGTCTCATTGAGGAATTCATGCTGCTTGCAAACCGCGAGGTCGCGGAATTCATGTACCGCGCTCAAAAATCGCAAGGAAACAAGATCGGCTCTTTTATTTTCCGCATTCACGATGTGCCGGACAAAGAAAGAATCGAATCGCTTGCGGTGTTCGCACGGGCGCTCGGATACGTACTTCCCATCAAAAACGGGAAGGTGACATCAAAAGATATGAATGCGCTCCTCAAAAAAATAGAAGGAAAAACGGAAGAGTCTTTGATAAGCACCGCCGCTGTCCGCTCGATGGCCAAGGCGGTATATTCCACCAAAAATATCGGCCATTTCGGACTGGCGTTCAATTACTACACGCACTTCACCTCCCCTATCCGCCGCTATCCTGACCTTATCGTTCACCGCCTTCTCGAACAATATCTTCAGAACAAAGCAATTCCCCTCAATGAATACGCCAAATACGAAAAGATAGCCGAGGAGGCGTCGGCACGGGAAAAAAGCGCGGCGGAAGCGGAGCGTGATTCCGTCAAATACAAGCAGGTTGAGTATATGACTAAATTTGTCGGCAAAGACTTTAAGGGAATCATTTCCGGCGTAACCGAATGGGGCATCTACATTGAGGAAATGGAGACCCGTTCCGAAGGGATGGCGAAATTGCGCGATATGAATGACGATTTCTATACTCTCGACGAAAAAACATATTCTCTTGTCGGAAGAAGAACAGGAAAACGGTTTAGCCTGGGCGAAGAGGTGTCCTTCCGCGTTGCGGGCACCGACCTTGAAAAGAAAACGATTGATTACAGACTCTTATAA
- a CDS encoding ribonuclease HII produces MRKEIQYIVGIDEAGRGPLAGPVSVGAVVVPVGFPKAFFKHIRNSKALSLAKREEWFSKLKKQKILYSVSFSSSVTIDKKGIAKAVRLCIARLLKRLKVNPKRSLVLLDGSLKAPPSFSFQKTIIGGDEKEPIISLASIIAKVLRDRRMVRYAKLYPNYSFEIHKGYGTSLHIKRIKKHGPSLLHRRSFLKNII; encoded by the coding sequence ATGAGAAAAGAAATCCAATATATTGTCGGTATCGACGAAGCAGGAAGAGGACCGCTTGCCGGTCCTGTTTCCGTGGGAGCGGTTGTTGTTCCTGTCGGATTTCCCAAAGCCTTTTTTAAACATATCCGCAACTCAAAGGCGCTTTCTTTGGCCAAACGGGAAGAATGGTTCTCTAAACTCAAAAAACAAAAAATTTTATACAGTGTGTCTTTTTCATCATCGGTTACCATAGACAAAAAAGGGATAGCAAAGGCAGTGAGGTTATGCATTGCACGTCTTCTGAAACGATTAAAAGTTAATCCAAAACGCTCACTTGTGCTTCTTGATGGAAGCCTGAAAGCGCCCCCATCATTTTCTTTTCAAAAAACGATTATCGGAGGAGACGAAAAAGAACCGATTATCAGTCTTGCATCAATTATCGCGAAAGTCCTGCGCGACCGCAGGATGGTGCGTTATGCAAAACTATACCCGAATTACTCTTTCGAAATCCATAAAGGTTATGGAACTTCTCTTCACATAAAGCGCATCAAAAAACACGGACCTTCTTTATTGCACCGAAGAAGTTTTCTAAAAAATATTATTTGA
- the rnc gene encoding ribonuclease III codes for MTDFSNFEQKIGITFKNKDLLKQAFIHRSFINEHRDLSLAHNERLEFLGDAVLELAITHYLFEEYPEKTEGDLTAYRAALVNANSLSQVGIDVGINDFLLLSKGEAKDVGRARQFIIANAVEAIIGAIYLDQGYESAKMFVLKHVRPLIDAIIESGALIDAKSLFQERAQEQKGITPAYQILRETGPDHDKQFVVGVFLNETMIASGEGSSKQIAEQEAAKNALQKSGWK; via the coding sequence ATGACGGATTTTTCAAATTTTGAACAAAAAATAGGAATAACCTTTAAAAACAAGGACCTTCTCAAGCAGGCCTTTATTCACCGTTCCTTCATCAACGAGCACCGCGACCTTTCCTTGGCCCATAACGAACGCCTCGAGTTTTTGGGTGACGCGGTGCTTGAGCTCGCTATCACCCATTATCTTTTTGAAGAGTATCCGGAGAAGACCGAGGGCGACCTTACCGCTTACAGAGCGGCGCTTGTAAATGCAAACAGTCTCTCCCAAGTCGGTATCGATGTCGGAATCAATGATTTCCTTTTGTTATCCAAGGGAGAAGCGAAAGACGTTGGACGCGCGCGGCAGTTCATTATCGCAAACGCGGTTGAAGCGATTATCGGTGCGATATATCTTGACCAAGGTTACGAGTCGGCAAAAATGTTTGTCCTCAAACACGTCAGGCCTTTGATTGACGCAATTATTGAAAGTGGCGCTCTTATTGACGCGAAAAGCTTATTCCAGGAACGCGCCCAGGAACAAAAAGGAATTACGCCGGCATATCAAATATTGAGAGAAACCGGCCCGGACCACGACAAACAGTTTGTCGTCGGAGTATTTTTAAATGAAACCATGATTGCTTCTGGCGAAGGAAGCTCAAAACAAATCGCCGAGCAGGAGGCTGCCAAGAACGCTCTCCAAAAAAGCGGCTGGAAATAG
- the rpmF gene encoding 50S ribosomal protein L32 produces the protein MRHTRSHTANRRSHHALKAEALSICPNCKSPVSRHTVCKNCGEYRGRKIVNVSAAIEKKAKKLKKTEEKKETEKK, from the coding sequence ATGCGACACACGAGATCCCACACGGCGAACCGCCGTTCTCACCACGCCCTTAAGGCGGAGGCTTTGTCTATATGCCCGAATTGCAAATCTCCCGTATCACGCCACACCGTATGTAAAAATTGTGGAGAATACCGCGGCAGGAAAATTGTTAACGTGTCCGCGGCTATAGAAAAAAAGGCCAAAAAACTTAAAAAGACCGAAGAGAAAAAAGAAACGGAGAAGAAATAA
- the rpsP gene encoding 30S ribosomal protein S16 — translation MLKIRLQRVGRKHEPVFRLVLTDSKNSTKSGRFLEILGSHDMRRPSNDFKTERITHWISKGAQMSGTVHNMLVDLKIVKGKKINVLPKKSPILKEEAKAEEAAPKAEAPAEAPAETPKEEKEETKEGAAK, via the coding sequence ATGTTAAAAATCAGATTGCAGAGAGTTGGACGCAAGCACGAACCGGTTTTTCGGCTCGTTTTGACTGATTCAAAAAACTCCACAAAAAGCGGACGTTTCCTTGAAATCTTGGGCTCACACGATATGCGCCGCCCCTCAAATGATTTCAAAACGGAACGCATCACACACTGGATTTCAAAAGGCGCTCAAATGTCGGGTACGGTCCACAATATGCTTGTTGACCTCAAAATCGTAAAAGGCAAAAAGATAAACGTTCTTCCCAAGAAAAGCCCGATTCTTAAAGAAGAAGCGAAAGCCGAAGAAGCCGCTCCTAAAGCTGAAGCTCCTGCCGAGGCCCCCGCGGAAACTCCCAAAGAAGAAAAAGAAGAAACCAAAGAAGGGGCCGCGAAATAG